In one window of Microtus pennsylvanicus isolate mMicPen1 chromosome 2, mMicPen1.hap1, whole genome shotgun sequence DNA:
- the Znf335 gene encoding zinc finger protein 335 isoform X4 produces the protein MEENEVESSSDAAPGPGQPEEPSESGLGVGTSEAVSADSSDAATAPELTEADDSGVGQSSDSGSRSVEEVSESISADPLPHGYLPDSSSVSRGTVAEVPGGPPALVHSSVLPDPNMLVSDCAASSSDLGAAIDKIIESTIGPDLIQSCITVTSAEEGGAETTQYLILQGPDDGAPITSPMSTSTLTNSLAAIETLADGPTSTSTCLEPPEEPQGEPSSLAQPPPASGTDELDLQSLEAMMEVVVVQQFKCKMCQYRSSTKATLLRHMRERHFRPAAAVTTAAGKRGRLRKWGTSTKTTEEEGPEEEEDDIVDAGAIDDLEEDSDYNPAEDEPRGRQLRLQRPTPSTPRPRRRPGRPRKLPRLETADLYDGVAEPLVSSQSTQNPPELQDLEAPSSSGPGGLWGKVGRGPVESGVSQSDAENTAHSCKDEPDAQTRRRGRPSRRFLGKKYRKYYYKSPKPLLRPYLCRICGSRFLSLEDLRFHVNSHEAGDPQLFKCLQCSYRSRRWSSLKEHMFNHVGSKPYKCDECSYTSVYRKDVIRHAAVHSRDRKKRPDPTPKLSSFPCPVCGRVYPMQKRLTQHMKTHSTEKPHMCDKCGKSFKKRYTFKMHLLTHIQAVANRRFKCEFCEFFCDDKKALLNHQLSHVSDKPFKCSFCPYRTFREDFLLSHVAVKHTGAKPFACEYCHFSTRHKKNLRLHVRCRHANSFEEWGRRHPEEPPSRRRPFFSLQQIEELKQQHTAAPGLPPSSPGPEAPQEPAPFQSPETPPLLCPDALGGATIIYQQGAEESTAMATQTALDLLLNMSAQRELGATALQVAVVKSEGVEAELTSTSTGRQPSPEDTTPQVVTLRVAEPGSSVAAESQLGPPDLQQIALPSGPFGGASYSVITAPSLEERTSAPGTPYSEEPPGETAQAVVVSENLKEAGTHYIMAADGTQLHHIELTADGSISFPSPDTLASGAKWPLLQCGGPPRDGPEVLSPMKTHHAGGPQGSSTPSPAASSTLGLVVPTSPSSAAALSAKKFSCKVCSEAFAGRAEMESHKRAHAGPAAFKCPDCPFSARQWPEVRAHMAQHSSLRPHQCNQCSFASKNKKDLRRHMLTHTNEKPFSCHLCGQRFNRNGHLKFHIQRLHSSEGRKTGGATARAPAQTIILNSEEEALTTLHTAIQSSHGVLGPERLQQALSQEHIFVAQEQTVTNQEEAAYIQEITTADGQTVQHLVTSDNQVQYIISQDGVQHLLPQEYVVVPDGHHIQVQEGQITHIQYEQGTPFLQESQIQYVPVSPGQQLVTQAQLEAAAHSAVTAVADAAMAQVQGLFGTEEAVPEHIQQLQHQGIEYDVITITDD, from the exons ATGGAGGAGAACGAGGTGGAGAGCAGTAGCGACGCGGCCCCTGGGCCGGGCCAGCCGGAGGAGCCCTCTGAGAGCGGCCTGGGTGTGGGCACCTCGGAAGCCGTGTCCGCGGACAGCAGCGACGCGGCGACTGCCCCAGAGTTAACGGAGGCCGACGACTCTGGCGTGGGGCAGAGCTCAGACAGTGGCAGCCGCTCTGTG GAGGAGGTGTCCGAGAGCATTTCAGCAGACCCCTTGCCTCATGGCTACCTCCCTGATTCATCTTCTGTGTCCCGTGGAACAGTGGCAGAGGTGCCAGGTGGCCCCCCAGCCCTGGTGCATTCCAGTGTTCTCCCAGACCCCAACATGCTGGTGTCGGACTGCGCAGCTTCCTCTTCAGACCTCGGTGCTGCCATTGACAAGATCATTGAGTCTACCATTGGCCCGGACCTCATCCAGA GCTGCATTACTGTGACCAGTGCTGAAGAAGGAGGAGCAGAAACCACCCAGTATCTGATCCTGCAGGGCCCAGATGATG GTGCTCCCATTACATCACCAATGTCTACTTCCACCCTGACCAATAGTCTGGCAGCCATTGAAACCCTGGCAGATGGCCCCACATCTACATCTACATGCCTCGAACCTCCTGAGGAGCCCCAGGGAGAACCTAGCTCTCTAGCACAGCCACCCCCAGCCTCTGGCACTGACGAGCTGGACCTGCAGAGCCTGGAGGCcatgatggaggtggtggttgtgCAGCAGTTCAAGTGCAAGATGTGCCAGTACCGGAGCAGCACCAAGGCAACCCTCCTTCGCCACATGCGGGAGCGGCACTTCCGCCCAG cagcagcagtaacaaCAGCCGCTGGTAAAAGGGGGCGTCTACGGAAGTGGGGCACATCTACCAAGACCACAGAGGAGGAAgggccagaggaggaggaggatgacatTGTGGATGCTGGGGCCATTGACGATCTAGAGG AGGACAGCGACTACAATCCAGCGGAGGATGAGCCCCGGGGCCGGCAGCTGCGGCTCCAGCGTCCCACGCCTAGCACCCCAAGACCTCGAAGGAGGCCTGGCCGACCCCGAAAGCTGCCCCGCCTAGAGACTGCGGACCTCTATGATG GTGTAGCAGAGCCTCTGGTGAGTTCCCAGAGCACACAGAACCCTCCAGAACTGCAGGATCTCgaggctcccagctcctcaggccCTGGAGGCCTATGGGGCAAGGTGGGGAGAGGCCCAGTAGAATCTGGTGTGAGTCAGTCAGATGCTGAGAATACAGCCCACTCTTGCAAGGATGAACCTGACGCCCAAACCCGCCGCCGAGGGCGACCCTCCAGAAGGTTCTTAGGGAAGAAGTACCGAAA GTACTACTACAAGTCGCCCAAGCCACTGCTCAGGCCTTACCTGTGCCGCATATGTGGTTCACGCTTCCTGTCCCTTGAGGATCTGCGCTTCCATGTCAATTCCCACGAAGCTGGTGACCCACAGCTCTTCAAGTGCCTGCAATGTAGCTACCGCTCCCGTCGCTGGTCCTCACTCAAG gAGCACATGTTCAACCATGTGGGCAGCAAGCCCTACAAGTGTGACGAGTGCAGCTACACCAGTGTCTACCGGAAGGATGTCATCCGACATGCGGCCGTGCACAGCCGGGACCG AAAGAAGAGGCCAGATCCG ACCCCAAAGCTGAGCTCTTTCCCTTGCCCAGTGTGTGGCCGTGTGTATCCCATGCAAAAAAGACTAACGCAGCACATGAAGACTCACAGCACTGAGAAGCCACACATGTGTGATAAG tgtgggaagtcctttaaGAAGCGCTACACCTTCAAAATGCACCTGCTTACACACATCCAGGCTGTTGCCAACCGCAG GTTCAAATGTGAGTTCTGCGAGTTTTTCTGTGATGACAAGAAGGCACTGTTGAACCACCAGTTGTCCCATGTTAGCGACAAGCCCTTCAAATGCAGCTTTTGTCCCTACCGAACCTTCCGTGAGGATTTCCTGCTATCCCATGTGGCTGTCAAGCACACAG GGGCCAAGCCCTTCGCCTGTGAGTACTGCCACTTCAGCACTCGGCACAAGAAGAACCTGCGCCTGCACGTGCGATGCCGACACGCGAACAGCTTTGAGGAGTGGGGACGGCGCCACCCTGAGGAACCCCCCTCCCGCCGCCGCCCCTTCTTCTCCCTGCAGCAGATAGAAGAGCTGAAGCAGCAGCATACTGCAGCTCCTGGCCTGCCTCCCAGCTCGCCAGGGCCTGAG GCCCCCCAAGAGCCAGCACCTTTCCAGTCACCTGAGACTCCCCCACTACTCTGTCCTGATGCCCTAGGTGGTGCCACAATCATCTACCAACAAG GAGCTGAAGAGTCCACTGCCATGGCCACTCAGACAGCCTTGGACCTGCTGTTGAACATGAGCGCCCAACGGGAGCTGGGGGCGACAGCCCTGCAG GTGGCTGTGGTGAAGTCAGAGGGTGTGGAGGCAGAGTTGACGTCCACGTCTACTGGTAGGCAGCCTTCCCCTGAAGACACCACTCCACAGGTGGTAACACTTCGTGTAGCAGAGCCAGGGAGCAGTGTGGCAGCTGAGAGCCAGTTAGGCCCTCCTGACCTACAGCAGATTGCCTTGCCATCTGGGCCATTTGGTGGGGCCAGCTACAGTGTCATCACAGCACCCTCTCTGGAAGAGAGGACGTCAGCTCCTGGGACTCCTTACAG CGAAGAACCTCCTGGGGAGACAGCCCAGGCTGTGGTTGTGAGTGAGAATCTCAAGGAGGCTGGCACCCACTATATCATGGCAGCTGATGGAACCCAGTTGCACCACATCGAG TTGACTGCAGATGGCTCCATCTCCTTCCCAAGTCCAGATACTCTGGCCTCTGGAGCAAAGTGGCCCCTGCTGCAGTGTGGAGGGCCACCCAGAGATGGTCCTGAGGTTCTGTCTCCAATGAAGACTCACCATGCGGGAGGCCCCCAGGGCTCTTCCACCCCATCCCCTGCAGCCAGCAGCACCCTAGGCCTGGTAGTACCCACCTCCCCATCATCCGCAGCAGCTTTGTCAGCAAAGAAGTTCTCTTGCAAGGTGTGCTCAGAGGCCTTTGCTGGCCGAGCAGAGATGGAGAGTCACAAGCGGGCCCATGCTGGGCCTGCTGCCTTCAAGTGCCCTGACTGCCCCTTCAGTGCTCGCCAGTGGCCTGAGGTCCGG GCTCACATGGCACAGCATTCAAGCCTAAGGCCTCACCAGTGCAATCAATGTAGCTTCGCCTCCAAGAACAAGAAGGATCTGAGGCGGCACATGCTGACGCACACCAATGAGAAGCCTTTCTCATGCCACCTCTGTGGGCAGCG TTTCAACCGGAATGGGCACCTCAAATTCCACATCCAGAGGCTACATAGCAGTGAAGGGAGAAAGACTGGGGGTGCTACAGCCCGAGCCCCAGCCCAGACCATCATCCTCAACAGTGAAGAGGAAGCACTGACCACACTGCATA ctgCCATCCAGTCCAGTCATGGTGTCCTAGGTCCAGAGCGGCTACAGCAGGCACTGAGCCAGGAACACATCTTTGTGGCCCAGGAACAGACAGTGACCAATCAG GAGGAAGCTGCCTACATCCAGGAAATCACCACGGCAGATGGCCAGACAGTACAGCACCTGGTCACCTCTGACAACCAG GTTCAGTATATCATCTCTCAGGACGGCGTCCAGCACCTACTGCCTCAGGAGTATGTTGTGGTCCCTGATGGCCATCATATCCAG gtccaggagggccAGATCACACACATCCAGTATGAGCAAGGTACCCCATTCCTGCAGGAATCCCAG ATCCAGTATGTACCTGTGTCCCCAGGCCAGCAGCTTGTCACCCAGGCTCAGCTTGAGGCTGCAGCACATTCTGCTGTTACAG CAGTGGCTGATGCTGCCATGGCCCAAGTCCAGGGCCTGTTTGGCACTGAGGAGGCAGTGCCTGAACACATCCAACAGCTGCAACACCAGGGCATCGAGTACGACGTCATTACCATCACGGATGATTGA
- the Znf335 gene encoding zinc finger protein 335 isoform X2 encodes MEENEVESSSDAAPGPGQPEEPSESGLGVGTSEAVSADSSDAATAPELTEADDSGVGQSSDSGSRSVEEVSESISADPLPHGYLPDSSSVSRGTVAEVPGGPPALVHSSVLPDPNMLVSDCAASSSDLGAAIDKIIESTIGPDLIQSCITVTSAEEGGAETTQYLILQGPDDGAPITSPMSTSTLTNSLAAIETLADGPTSTSTCLEPPEEPQGEPSSLAQPPPASGTDELDLQSLEAMMEVVVVQQFKCKMCQYRSSTKATLLRHMRERHFRPAAVTTAAGKRGRLRKWGTSTKTTEEEGPEEEEDDIVDAGAIDDLEEDSDYNPAEDEPRGRQLRLQRPTPSTPRPRRRPGRPRKLPRLETADLYDGVAEPLVSSQSTQNPPELQDLEAPSSSGPGGLWGKVGRGPVESGVSQSDAENTAHSCKDEPDAQTRRRGRPSRRFLGKKYRKYYYKSPKPLLRPYLCRICGSRFLSLEDLRFHVNSHEAGDPQLFKCLQCSYRSRRWSSLKEHMFNHVGSKPYKCDECSYTSVYRKDVIRHAAVHSRDRKKRPDPTPKLSSFPCPVCGRVYPMQKRLTQHMKTHSTEKPHMCDKCGKSFKKRYTFKMHLLTHIQAVANRRFKCEFCEFFCDDKKALLNHQLSHVSDKPFKCSFCPYRTFREDFLLSHVAVKHTGAKPFACEYCHFSTRHKKNLRLHVRCRHANSFEEWGRRHPEEPPSRRRPFFSLQQIEELKQQHTAAPGLPPSSPGPEAPQEPAPFQSPETPPLLCPDALGGATIIYQQGAEESTAMATQTALDLLLNMSAQRELGATALQVAVVKSEGVEAELTSTSTGRQPSPEDTTPQVVTLRVAEPGSSVAAESQLGPPDLQQIALPSGPFGGASYSVITAPSLEERTSAPGTPYSEEPPGETAQAVVVSENLKEAGTHYIMAADGTQLHHIELTADGSISFPSPDTLASGAKWPLLQCGGPPRDGPEVLSPMKTHHAGGPQGSSTPSPAASSTLGLVVPTSPSSAAALSAKKFSCKVCSEAFAGRAEMESHKRAHAGPAAFKCPDCPFSARQWPEVRAHMAQHSSLRPHQCNQCSFASKNKKDLRRHMLTHTNEKPFSCHLCGQRFNRNGHLKFHIQRLHSSEGRKTGGATARAPAQTIILNSEEEALTTLHTAIQSSHGVLGPERLQQALSQEHIFVAQEQTVTNQEEAAYIQEITTADGQTVQHLVTSDNQVQYIISQDGVQHLLPQEYVVVPDGHHIQVGQVWGKVGFGGRPHSLFLDHWPASHLQVQEGQITHIQYEQGTPFLQESQIQYVPVSPGQQLVTQAQLEAAAHSAVTAVADAAMAQVQGLFGTEEAVPEHIQQLQHQGIEYDVITITDD; translated from the exons ATGGAGGAGAACGAGGTGGAGAGCAGTAGCGACGCGGCCCCTGGGCCGGGCCAGCCGGAGGAGCCCTCTGAGAGCGGCCTGGGTGTGGGCACCTCGGAAGCCGTGTCCGCGGACAGCAGCGACGCGGCGACTGCCCCAGAGTTAACGGAGGCCGACGACTCTGGCGTGGGGCAGAGCTCAGACAGTGGCAGCCGCTCTGTG GAGGAGGTGTCCGAGAGCATTTCAGCAGACCCCTTGCCTCATGGCTACCTCCCTGATTCATCTTCTGTGTCCCGTGGAACAGTGGCAGAGGTGCCAGGTGGCCCCCCAGCCCTGGTGCATTCCAGTGTTCTCCCAGACCCCAACATGCTGGTGTCGGACTGCGCAGCTTCCTCTTCAGACCTCGGTGCTGCCATTGACAAGATCATTGAGTCTACCATTGGCCCGGACCTCATCCAGA GCTGCATTACTGTGACCAGTGCTGAAGAAGGAGGAGCAGAAACCACCCAGTATCTGATCCTGCAGGGCCCAGATGATG GTGCTCCCATTACATCACCAATGTCTACTTCCACCCTGACCAATAGTCTGGCAGCCATTGAAACCCTGGCAGATGGCCCCACATCTACATCTACATGCCTCGAACCTCCTGAGGAGCCCCAGGGAGAACCTAGCTCTCTAGCACAGCCACCCCCAGCCTCTGGCACTGACGAGCTGGACCTGCAGAGCCTGGAGGCcatgatggaggtggtggttgtgCAGCAGTTCAAGTGCAAGATGTGCCAGTACCGGAGCAGCACCAAGGCAACCCTCCTTCGCCACATGCGGGAGCGGCACTTCCGCCCAG cagcagtaacaaCAGCCGCTGGTAAAAGGGGGCGTCTACGGAAGTGGGGCACATCTACCAAGACCACAGAGGAGGAAgggccagaggaggaggaggatgacatTGTGGATGCTGGGGCCATTGACGATCTAGAGG AGGACAGCGACTACAATCCAGCGGAGGATGAGCCCCGGGGCCGGCAGCTGCGGCTCCAGCGTCCCACGCCTAGCACCCCAAGACCTCGAAGGAGGCCTGGCCGACCCCGAAAGCTGCCCCGCCTAGAGACTGCGGACCTCTATGATG GTGTAGCAGAGCCTCTGGTGAGTTCCCAGAGCACACAGAACCCTCCAGAACTGCAGGATCTCgaggctcccagctcctcaggccCTGGAGGCCTATGGGGCAAGGTGGGGAGAGGCCCAGTAGAATCTGGTGTGAGTCAGTCAGATGCTGAGAATACAGCCCACTCTTGCAAGGATGAACCTGACGCCCAAACCCGCCGCCGAGGGCGACCCTCCAGAAGGTTCTTAGGGAAGAAGTACCGAAA GTACTACTACAAGTCGCCCAAGCCACTGCTCAGGCCTTACCTGTGCCGCATATGTGGTTCACGCTTCCTGTCCCTTGAGGATCTGCGCTTCCATGTCAATTCCCACGAAGCTGGTGACCCACAGCTCTTCAAGTGCCTGCAATGTAGCTACCGCTCCCGTCGCTGGTCCTCACTCAAG gAGCACATGTTCAACCATGTGGGCAGCAAGCCCTACAAGTGTGACGAGTGCAGCTACACCAGTGTCTACCGGAAGGATGTCATCCGACATGCGGCCGTGCACAGCCGGGACCG AAAGAAGAGGCCAGATCCG ACCCCAAAGCTGAGCTCTTTCCCTTGCCCAGTGTGTGGCCGTGTGTATCCCATGCAAAAAAGACTAACGCAGCACATGAAGACTCACAGCACTGAGAAGCCACACATGTGTGATAAG tgtgggaagtcctttaaGAAGCGCTACACCTTCAAAATGCACCTGCTTACACACATCCAGGCTGTTGCCAACCGCAG GTTCAAATGTGAGTTCTGCGAGTTTTTCTGTGATGACAAGAAGGCACTGTTGAACCACCAGTTGTCCCATGTTAGCGACAAGCCCTTCAAATGCAGCTTTTGTCCCTACCGAACCTTCCGTGAGGATTTCCTGCTATCCCATGTGGCTGTCAAGCACACAG GGGCCAAGCCCTTCGCCTGTGAGTACTGCCACTTCAGCACTCGGCACAAGAAGAACCTGCGCCTGCACGTGCGATGCCGACACGCGAACAGCTTTGAGGAGTGGGGACGGCGCCACCCTGAGGAACCCCCCTCCCGCCGCCGCCCCTTCTTCTCCCTGCAGCAGATAGAAGAGCTGAAGCAGCAGCATACTGCAGCTCCTGGCCTGCCTCCCAGCTCGCCAGGGCCTGAG GCCCCCCAAGAGCCAGCACCTTTCCAGTCACCTGAGACTCCCCCACTACTCTGTCCTGATGCCCTAGGTGGTGCCACAATCATCTACCAACAAG GAGCTGAAGAGTCCACTGCCATGGCCACTCAGACAGCCTTGGACCTGCTGTTGAACATGAGCGCCCAACGGGAGCTGGGGGCGACAGCCCTGCAG GTGGCTGTGGTGAAGTCAGAGGGTGTGGAGGCAGAGTTGACGTCCACGTCTACTGGTAGGCAGCCTTCCCCTGAAGACACCACTCCACAGGTGGTAACACTTCGTGTAGCAGAGCCAGGGAGCAGTGTGGCAGCTGAGAGCCAGTTAGGCCCTCCTGACCTACAGCAGATTGCCTTGCCATCTGGGCCATTTGGTGGGGCCAGCTACAGTGTCATCACAGCACCCTCTCTGGAAGAGAGGACGTCAGCTCCTGGGACTCCTTACAG CGAAGAACCTCCTGGGGAGACAGCCCAGGCTGTGGTTGTGAGTGAGAATCTCAAGGAGGCTGGCACCCACTATATCATGGCAGCTGATGGAACCCAGTTGCACCACATCGAG TTGACTGCAGATGGCTCCATCTCCTTCCCAAGTCCAGATACTCTGGCCTCTGGAGCAAAGTGGCCCCTGCTGCAGTGTGGAGGGCCACCCAGAGATGGTCCTGAGGTTCTGTCTCCAATGAAGACTCACCATGCGGGAGGCCCCCAGGGCTCTTCCACCCCATCCCCTGCAGCCAGCAGCACCCTAGGCCTGGTAGTACCCACCTCCCCATCATCCGCAGCAGCTTTGTCAGCAAAGAAGTTCTCTTGCAAGGTGTGCTCAGAGGCCTTTGCTGGCCGAGCAGAGATGGAGAGTCACAAGCGGGCCCATGCTGGGCCTGCTGCCTTCAAGTGCCCTGACTGCCCCTTCAGTGCTCGCCAGTGGCCTGAGGTCCGG GCTCACATGGCACAGCATTCAAGCCTAAGGCCTCACCAGTGCAATCAATGTAGCTTCGCCTCCAAGAACAAGAAGGATCTGAGGCGGCACATGCTGACGCACACCAATGAGAAGCCTTTCTCATGCCACCTCTGTGGGCAGCG TTTCAACCGGAATGGGCACCTCAAATTCCACATCCAGAGGCTACATAGCAGTGAAGGGAGAAAGACTGGGGGTGCTACAGCCCGAGCCCCAGCCCAGACCATCATCCTCAACAGTGAAGAGGAAGCACTGACCACACTGCATA ctgCCATCCAGTCCAGTCATGGTGTCCTAGGTCCAGAGCGGCTACAGCAGGCACTGAGCCAGGAACACATCTTTGTGGCCCAGGAACAGACAGTGACCAATCAG GAGGAAGCTGCCTACATCCAGGAAATCACCACGGCAGATGGCCAGACAGTACAGCACCTGGTCACCTCTGACAACCAG GTTCAGTATATCATCTCTCAGGACGGCGTCCAGCACCTACTGCCTCAGGAGTATGTTGTGGTCCCTGATGGCCATCATATCCAGGTAGGCCAGGTCTGGGGCAAGGTGGGGTTTGGAGGAAGGCCACACAGCCTCTTTCTAGATCACTGGCCAGCTTCCCatctccaggtccaggagggccAGATCACACACATCCAGTATGAGCAAGGTACCCCATTCCTGCAGGAATCCCAG ATCCAGTATGTACCTGTGTCCCCAGGCCAGCAGCTTGTCACCCAGGCTCAGCTTGAGGCTGCAGCACATTCTGCTGTTACAG CAGTGGCTGATGCTGCCATGGCCCAAGTCCAGGGCCTGTTTGGCACTGAGGAGGCAGTGCCTGAACACATCCAACAGCTGCAACACCAGGGCATCGAGTACGACGTCATTACCATCACGGATGATTGA